Within Patescibacteria group bacterium, the genomic segment TGGCCTGTGGGAGATTCGTAAATATTGCCTGAAACAGAAACACCGTAAGATAAGTTATAAAAACATACTTTATTTTTCCTGCCATGAAATACTTATACGACAAAAAGAACAGGAGGGGCAGAAGGATAATCTGAAAAGACTTGGCAGTATAACCTATCGATTTAGCAACATACATATTTACTACATAAATTAGAAAACAAACTGATGCGATGTAGTTTTTCTTGGTGAAAAGACTAGAAAATTTGTAGAAGGACAACGAGATAAAGAAAAGAATAAAAATAAGAAACATTTTTTGGGACATCTGATGCGAAAGACCTAAGAATATGAAAAATTTATACAGAAATGAATTAGGCATCAAAAGAGAGGTTGTATCTGGAGAAGCTGGCGAACCGCCACCAAATACTTTTGTCCAAGAAAAAAAAGAGGTTCTTAACAATACTTCGTAATTTGGAAAGTGAAGTTCTTCTAAACTAACGGAATACTCCAATGGAGACCAAATAAAAGTTATCAGTAAGACAACTAATGAAATTAACAAGTACGACTTTTTTGCTAATATCTTTATAAAAATAGGGGTTATTTTGGGTAAGATTTTGCTCATTTAATTAAAACCGACAAACTGATATCTTTCTACACATGAAGATTATAACAAAAAAAATAATTTTTACTATCACACTTATTTTCATCCTGCTAATAGGAGCTGTATTGAGGCTTTCGGGGATAAAGTATGGAACCCCAGATCTTTTCCATCCCGATGAAACTAGGATCATCCTAGACACTTTGTCAATGATACAAAGATTATCTCCAATATCAGAAAACATTAACTACCCATCACTATTCAAATACATTCTTGCAATAACTTATGGGCTTGCTTTCTTTTTTGGAAAGATTTTTGGGATATATCAAGACAAATTTGATTTTGCGATTAGATTCTTAGTCGACCCTTCTAGGATTCTAATCTTATCAAGAATAACTACATGCGTCTTAGGATGTGTAACTATAGTAATCGGATACCTTTGGGGATTAAAAATAAAAAAATCACACTGCGTAGGACTAATTGCGGCAATATTTCTGGCAGTTGAGTGGCAATTAGTTTTGGAATCCCAGTTCGTGTTGCACCAAACATTGTCTGCACTTGCTTCACTTATTGCTTTCTTTGGAATTAATCTTATTTTTGTAAACAAAAACCCAAAAACATACGCGTTTTCGGGATTTTTATTTGGTATTGCTTTATCGTCTCATCACACTACCGTACTATTAGTTCCCACACTACTATATACCATTATAAAAACCACCCGTGATGAAAAAAACAAAAAAACTGTAATTAAAGGATGGGTCTTATTTGCGCTTTTTTCATTCCTCTTTGGTGTCGTAGGCAATCTTAATTGGATTTTCAAATTTAAAAGCTCCTTGGACTTTCTACTCCAAGGCTCCGGGGCAGGAAAAGTTGCCTTTTCATCAACCCCTTATTTTAGCTACACCATACCAAGCATAACCCTTTGGCTAGTTAAAGAACTAGTAACCTTTGATAATTTGTTGGGGATAATACTGCTTATTGGCATAATTAAATCACTAAAAAATCGTAGCCGTAGTGATATTTCATATTTAATACTTATTGTCACCTATTTAATTTTTTACCACAACTGGGCTTTTAGATGGATGCACCTTTTTGTTTCACTAATACCAATCATGTGTCTTAAAGGAGCTGAGGCACTTTTTCTCCTGCTAAAAAAAATAAAGGCGAGTGGCAAACTGTCACTTATATTAGTAATTGCTATAATAGCCCCAAATATAGTACAACTCTCAAAATTCAATAATGCTAAAAACTTTCCCGAGACAAGACAAGTAGCAAAGTCTTGGATCGAAGATAACATCCCACCAAATACAAGAATTGCGGTCGATTGGGCGGCATATGCGGTTCCCATCAAATCGGATATTCCGATGATTCTGAAAAATAAAATCGCTGAAAAATATTATCAGGACATGGTACCAAGTAACATAAAAGATGCCTATTTAAGTACAATAAGTGACAAACCTAAGTATCAGATTTACCAAATGATTGAATCTTTGGACAATCCTCATTGGCCAATAATAATGCCCACGGATAAAATTGCTTTAGCTAGCAAAGAACCTGTTTTTATGGACCTTTACAGTTATTTTAACTTTGTTCCTTTGGCTAAGCTAAAAGAGAACAATGTTGAATATTTAGTCATAGAAAGTTACACATATGGATTGTTTCTCGAATCGTCAGATGTTGATAAAGAATATCTCCATAATGTCTATTACAAAGACCAGATTGCTCAATTTAGTAATCATGATGGAAAAATAGCTACGGGAACACAACACGAACTTTTGTACTACTTGGCTAAGGGGGGCAGAGATTACTTTAAAACAATAATGAACGAGCAGAAGGAAATAAAACTGATCAAAGAATTTAGACCAACTAAAAACCAAATAGGTCCTGTGGTTAGAATTTATCAGTTCCAAAAAAAATATTAAATTTTTGTTAGTCTAAAAAAACAATAATCTTCCTGTTGGATTAGAACCCCCCTAACAGGAAAAACCATTTCCTCACTTACCCTAATAAACTTAAGCTCATCTATAATTTTCCTGTACTCTTCTGGGGTTCTCAAATACCGACCCCTGTCAATTCTTGCTAAAATCCTAGCAGTTAAGGGACTGTTTTTATTAGGTCTTGTTATATCAAAAAACCACAACTCGCCCCTCTCTTTTAACAACCTTATTAGCTCGTTAAATATGGGTATTATCTCTATATCGTTTAAATGATGCCCTGTACCAGCAAACAATACAAAATCGAAGCTTTCCGGAGCAAGTTCTTTTTTTAAAATATCTCCACATATAAAATGCACATTCGAAAATCGTTCCCATCTTTTTTGAGCGTATTTTATACATTTAGGGTCAATATCATAACCCCAATAATCAAAATCTGTAAACGCGGCTGTGGTATTACCGACAGAACATCCAAAATCTAAAATCTTGTACCTAGGCTTATAAACAGATTTATATAATATCTGTTTTTGGCGATCAGCACCAAAAACGCTCTCAAAAATAATCCAAAGAAAAGGTATCTCCGATAGGTAATTTAATATTTTAGAATTCATGTCGATTTTTTGTTGACTTTTCTAGCTATTAAGCACAAATTTCCGGGATGTGTTTTAACCGTAATGTCAAGAAACTTACATCTAGAGTTAATGATGTCCATCTTTAATTTTTTAGGCAATGGAAATAGTCTAGCAATATATCTAAGGCTAAAATAGGATCCGGGATTATAAGAATTTACCACATCGAAGCCGTTTTTTATCAAAATAGAACGCATAGTATCAACCCCATACAGATAGGGATGCTCTATATCATATATTGGGCTCTTACCTTTGAGTATTTTTGCTGAAAAAGAGTTCACATTGTGGTTCATTAAAACCAAAATACCCCCCGTCTTAAGAATATCGTAACAAACAGATAGGAACTTGTTGGGATTCTGAATATGGTCAAAGACTTGGAATCCAGCTAACATGTCAAAACTTGCTGGAGGAAATATATTATCCTTTAAGACTGTGTTTTTTATTAGAGGCCTTATGTGTTCCTCTGCAAAGGAAATTGCATTGATACTGGGTTCCACACCTACAACATTTTTAAACCCCAGAGACACTACATCCTTGAACAAGAATCCGTTCCCACAACCTATTTCTAAAAACGATTTCTTTTTTTCTAGATATTTTACCGCCTTAAAAATGACGCTCATATAAGTCCTGGTGAGATTTTCTAAAATATCTTTGTAAGTAAAATCACTTCGTCTATATAAAAGTGAGAGAAATATGGGATTAACAACTTCCAAAGTACGCACCAAATTACACTTTACACATCTTACTATAGTTCCATGTACACGATCAGGTAATCGTCTTGCAGAAAAGTTTTCCATATTGATATCGGAATAATCGTCTCTTAATGTACTATGAAGTAATATTTTGTAATTTCCTTTGCAATTGCAGATTGCACAACTACTCGTATCTGCAGACATTTTATCTAATTTATTTTTTTTGCTTTTTGTGGTCATTAGTTATACTTTCTATAATAGAATAAGGTCTATTTTTCACCTCTTCAAAAACCCTTCTTAGGTACTCGCAAATAATACTTAAAACAACCAACTGCACACTTCCAATAAATAACACTGCCACTAATAAAGTTAAAAAACCCCTGGGGGTATCTGGATTGAGGAAATATAAAATTACATAAAACAAAATCGCGACAAGAGAAACAAAAACTCCAAATAGTGCTGTATAGAAAACCCATTCTAAAGGCGCGTACGAAAAGGAGAAAATTGCTTTGCGAACCCAAAAAATTCCTTTCCAGATACTATTTGTAGCTACTCCAGAACCAGAAAATCGTTCGGGTCTGACATAAGATATACCAATTTGTTTAAAACCAACCCACGCCCTCAAGCCACGTATAAATCTGTCTTTTTCGGGCAAATCATTAATACAATCAACCACTCTTCTGTCCATTAAAGAGAAATCTCCCGCATCCATGGGAACCTTAACATAACTTAACTTATTAAATAGGACATAAAAGCTGTGATACGCAAATTCCCAAAACTTCCCCATGCTCTTTTCCCTTTTCTTCCTGGAACCATAAACAACCTCATAACCCTCTAACCATTTTTTAACAAAATCCACAATAAGCTCTGGTGGATCCTGTAAATCCCCATCCATCAATATTACAGCATCCCCCACTGCTTGTAACATCCCTGTAGTAAAAGCGCTTTGAGCCCCAAAATTCCTAGAATGTGTAATTACAGTTAACTTTTTATCTTTCTTGGCTAATTTTTCCAATATTGCTTGAGACTCATCAGGACTGGCATCATTTACATATATTATTTCGTAATCAGAGGTTACACCGGTCAATACCTTTGTGAGCCTTTTATACAATTCTTGTATATTACCTTCGTCTTTATAGGCAATCGGTATAACAGAAATTTTCTTTTTGGTAAGCATAATCGTTAAGAAAAACTATAGCCTTTCCATTTTAGCATGAAAACTTTCCAATCTGGATAAAATTTTAAAGTAAAGATCGGAAGGAAGTAATCTAATCGCTTTAACAAAGAAAAACAATAACGCAGGATAGAAATACAAAACTCGTGTCCCTTGAATAGATTTTAAAATGCTGGAAACCGCATCCTCAACAGAAAGTGATAGAGGAAAACGCCTCTTGAATGGGGTCATCCCAGTCCTTACAGGACCGAAAAATACAACTTTAAAGGAATAATTACAGCCGTATTTCTGATGTAAACTTTCGAAAGCAATTGACAAAGCCGCCTTACTCGACGGATATCCAACGCCTTCGACCCCACTACCTTTAAATGCAGATGATGATGATATGGCAATAAACTGCGTTCTTTCACGAAAAATAGGTAACAGTTCTCTAATTGCATATAATATACTAAGAAAATTGACATCGAGTATCTTCTTAGTAAGCCCCACATCTAAACCATCAGCTAAATCGTTTTTTAAAATTGCCGCATCAAAAATCACCACATCTGGTATAAAATCA encodes:
- a CDS encoding glycosyltransferase family 39 protein, translated to MKIITKKIIFTITLIFILLIGAVLRLSGIKYGTPDLFHPDETRIILDTLSMIQRLSPISENINYPSLFKYILAITYGLAFFFGKIFGIYQDKFDFAIRFLVDPSRILILSRITTCVLGCVTIVIGYLWGLKIKKSHCVGLIAAIFLAVEWQLVLESQFVLHQTLSALASLIAFFGINLIFVNKNPKTYAFSGFLFGIALSSHHTTVLLVPTLLYTIIKTTRDEKNKKTVIKGWVLFALFSFLFGVVGNLNWIFKFKSSLDFLLQGSGAGKVAFSSTPYFSYTIPSITLWLVKELVTFDNLLGIILLIGIIKSLKNRSRSDISYLILIVTYLIFYHNWAFRWMHLFVSLIPIMCLKGAEALFLLLKKIKASGKLSLILVIAIIAPNIVQLSKFNNAKNFPETRQVAKSWIEDNIPPNTRIAVDWAAYAVPIKSDIPMILKNKIAEKYYQDMVPSNIKDAYLSTISDKPKYQIYQMIESLDNPHWPIIMPTDKIALASKEPVFMDLYSYFNFVPLAKLKENNVEYLVIESYTYGLFLESSDVDKEYLHNVYYKDQIAQFSNHDGKIATGTQHELLYYLAKGGRDYFKTIMNEQKEIKLIKEFRPTKNQIGPVVRIYQFQKKY
- a CDS encoding class I SAM-dependent methyltransferase; this translates as MNSKILNYLSEIPFLWIIFESVFGADRQKQILYKSVYKPRYKILDFGCSVGNTTAAFTDFDYWGYDIDPKCIKYAQKRWERFSNVHFICGDILKKELAPESFDFVLFAGTGHHLNDIEIIPIFNELIRLLKERGELWFFDITRPNKNSPLTARILARIDRGRYLRTPEEYRKIIDELKFIRVSEEMVFPVRGVLIQQEDYCFFRLTKI
- a CDS encoding class I SAM-dependent methyltransferase, whose amino-acid sequence is MTTKSKKNKLDKMSADTSSCAICNCKGNYKILLHSTLRDDYSDINMENFSARRLPDRVHGTIVRCVKCNLVRTLEVVNPIFLSLLYRRSDFTYKDILENLTRTYMSVIFKAVKYLEKKKSFLEIGCGNGFLFKDVVSLGFKNVVGVEPSINAISFAEEHIRPLIKNTVLKDNIFPPASFDMLAGFQVFDHIQNPNKFLSVCYDILKTGGILVLMNHNVNSFSAKILKGKSPIYDIEHPYLYGVDTMRSILIKNGFDVVNSYNPGSYFSLRYIARLFPLPKKLKMDIINSRCKFLDITVKTHPGNLCLIARKVNKKST
- a CDS encoding glycosyltransferase family 2 protein, producing the protein MLTKKKISVIPIAYKDEGNIQELYKRLTKVLTGVTSDYEIIYVNDASPDESQAILEKLAKKDKKLTVITHSRNFGAQSAFTTGMLQAVGDAVILMDGDLQDPPELIVDFVKKWLEGYEVVYGSRKKREKSMGKFWEFAYHSFYVLFNKLSYVKVPMDAGDFSLMDRRVVDCINDLPEKDRFIRGLRAWVGFKQIGISYVRPERFSGSGVATNSIWKGIFWVRKAIFSFSYAPLEWVFYTALFGVFVSLVAILFYVILYFLNPDTPRGFLTLLVAVLFIGSVQLVVLSIICEYLRRVFEEVKNRPYSIIESITNDHKKQKK
- a CDS encoding SDR family NAD(P)-dependent oxidoreductase, which translates into the protein MSKFLITGVSSGIGRVLTKRLIGEGHIVWGIARGEDLLIDLKRELKNSKLFIYSHFDVSGDGVWGIFVSQMKKADFIPDVVIFDAAILKNDLADGLDVGLTKKILDVNFLSILYAIRELLPIFRERTQFIAISSSSAFKGSGVEGVGYPSSKAALSIAFESLHQKYGCNYSFKVVFFGPVRTGMTPFKRRFPLSLSVEDAVSSILKSIQGTRVLYFYPALLFFFVKAIRLLPSDLYFKILSRLESFHAKMERL